From Deinococcus fonticola, the proteins below share one genomic window:
- a CDS encoding M15 family metallopeptidase, whose protein sequence is MSNFDFAAAIATRPAGDTREQLVAAYGDPLAGSRSGSQKGWFEPSDTYRTGRLVRIATADLPGFPDYPGQKTTSITLNRAVEPVFRATWAELVRRGLNTRLRTYDGSLACRHMGHDVRRPISVHAYGAAIDFDARWNGYGVPLERMGIDREVVRCFEECGWEWGGRWADPYEDGMHFQWTDPLAGVRQAEWRDAMARPQGPVIPANWVQVRDAATGKPIPGQWVSSQRRADGSIIPFQVQRDRLIAAGVR, encoded by the coding sequence ATGAGCAACTTCGACTTCGCCGCGGCCATTGCGACTCGCCCTGCCGGTGACACCCGCGAGCAGCTCGTGGCGGCATACGGCGACCCCCTCGCCGGTTCGCGATCGGGTAGCCAGAAGGGGTGGTTCGAGCCCTCGGACACCTACCGCACAGGTCGGCTGGTGCGCATCGCCACCGCCGACCTGCCCGGCTTCCCGGACTACCCCGGGCAGAAAACCACCTCAATCACTCTCAACCGCGCGGTCGAGCCAGTGTTCCGTGCCACCTGGGCCGAGCTGGTGCGCCGCGGCCTCAACACCCGCCTGCGAACCTACGACGGTTCTCTGGCCTGTCGGCACATGGGGCACGACGTTCGGCGTCCGATCAGCGTGCACGCCTACGGGGCAGCGATCGACTTCGACGCGCGCTGGAACGGTTACGGCGTGCCGCTGGAGAGGATGGGCATCGACCGCGAGGTGGTGCGCTGCTTCGAGGAGTGCGGCTGGGAGTGGGGTGGACGCTGGGCCGATCCCTATGAGGACGGCATGCACTTCCAGTGGACCGACCCGCTCGCGGGCGTTCGGCAGGCCGAGTGGCGCGACGCCATGGCTCGCCCCCAGGGGCCGGTCATCCCGGCCAACTGGGTGCAGGTGCGCGACGCCGCGACCGGCAAGCCGATCCCGGGCCAGTGGGTCAGTTCGCAACGGCGCGCGGACGGCAGCATCATCCCGTTCCAGGTGCAGCGTGACCGCCTGATCGCTGCGGGGGTGCGGTGA